A section of the Humulus lupulus chromosome 2, drHumLupu1.1, whole genome shotgun sequence genome encodes:
- the LOC133819622 gene encoding uncharacterized protein LOC133819622 → MATKKVIAICQSGGEFVTDKDGSLSYTGGEAYAVDIDNETQLNDFKSEIAEMFDFNADTMIIKYFLPGNKKTLITISKDKDLQRMVNFLGEAVTVDVFVMSEEAAARNVSNMPASRSSRTTVSEAVVPVAEGVDVVIENGTDNHQNELRPYEFPLVCVPSGLSDDNHRKAAQQWENTITGVDQRFNSFSEFREALHKYSIAHGFVYRYKKNDSHRVTVKCKSQGCPWRIYASRLSTTQLVCIKKMHTNHTCDGAAVKAGYRATRGWVGSIIKEKLKVSPNYKPKDIADDIKREYGIQLNYSQAWRAKEIAREQLQGSYKEAYTQLPYFCEKIKETNPGSIATFSTKEDSSFHRLFVSFHASIVGFQQGCRPLLFLDSTALNSKYQGVLLSATAADGDEGIFPVAFAVVDADTDENWHWFLTELKSTISTSEPLTFVADFQNGIKNSLAEVFDKCYHCYCLRHLAEKLNRDLKGQFSHEARRFMINDFYAAAYACRLDDFERSVDSIKRISPDAHNWVIESEPAHWANAFFGGARYNHMTSNFGQQFYSWVSEAHELPITQMIDVLRGKMMESFYTHRVDSNQWTTKLTPSKEEQLQKETLTAQSLQVLVLHGGSYEVRGESGSVVVDIDNWDCSCKGWQLTGLPCCHAIAVMECTGRSPYDYCSRYFTVETYRLAYAESIMPVPDVDKPVVSDSNQALVTVTPPPTKRPPGRPKMKQVESLDIIKRQLQCSKCKGLGHNKKTCKSS, encoded by the exons ATGGCTACAAAGAAAGTTATAGCAATATGTCAGTCCGGGGGAGAATTCGTCACCGACAAAGATGGATCCCTCTCCTACACTGGGGGTGAGGCCTACGCTGTGGacattgacaatgaaacccaactCAATGATTTCAAGTCAGAAATAGCTGAAATGTTTGATTTCAATGCTGATACTATGATTATTAAGTATTTTCTTCCGGGCAATAAGAAGACCCTCATCACCATCTCCAAGGACAAGGACTTGCAACGAATGGTCAATTTTCTTGGGGAGGCTGTCACTGTCGACGTCTTTGTCATGTCTGAGGAAGCTGCTGCGAGAAATGTATCCAACATGCCTGCTAGTAG GTCAAGCCGGACAACTGTATCGGAAGCAGTGGTTCCTGTTGCTGAGGGTGTTGATGTTGTGATTGAGAATGGCACTGATAATCATCAAAATGAGTTGAGGCCATATGAATTTCCTCTGGTTTGTGTTCCTTCTGGTTTGAGCGACGACAATCATCGTAAAGCTGCTCAGCAGTGGGAAAACACAATCACCGGTGTGGATCAAAGGTTTAATAGTTTTAGTGAGTTCCGGGAAGCTTTGCATAAATACTCAATTGCACATGGATTTGTTTACAGATATAAGAAAAATGACAGTCACCGTGTCACTGTCAAATGCAAGTCCCAAGGTTGTCCATGGAGAATATATGCTTCAAGGTTGTCTACTACCCAGTTGGTTTGCATCAAGAAAATGCACACGAATCACACATGTGATGGAGCTGCTGTGAAAGCTGGGTATCGCGCAACTAGAGGTTGGGTGGGAAGTATCATAAAGGAGAAGTTGAAAGTTTCTCCAAACTATAAGCCTAAGGATATTGCTGATGACATCAAACGGGAGTATGGGATTCAGTTGAATTATTCTCAGGCATGGCGTGCAAAAGAGATTGCTAGGGAGCAGCTTCAAGGCTCTTATAAAGAGGCATATACTCAGTTACCCTATTTTTGTGAGAAGATAAAGGAAACAAATCCAGGCAGCATTGCTACGTTTAGCACAAAGGAGGACTCAAGCTTCCATCGTCTGTTTGTATCTTTCCATGCCTCAATTGTGGGTTTTCAACAAGGTTGCCGCCCTCTCCTTTTTCTTGATAGCACAGCTTTAAACTCAAAATACCAAGGGGTGTTGTTGTCTGCAACAGCTGCAGATGGAGATGAAGGTATCTTTCCAGTTGCCTTTGCTGTTGTGGATGCTGACACTGATGAGAACTGGCATTGGTTTTTAACAGAACTCAAATCTACAATTTCAACATCTGAGCCGCTTACATTTGTTGCGGATTTTCAGAATGGTATAAAGAATTCATTGGCTGAGGTATTTGATAAGTGCTACCACTGCTATTGTTTACGCCATCTCGCAGAGAAACTTAATAGGGACTTGAAGGGTCAGTTTTCTCATGAAGCAAGAAGGTTCATGATTAATGACTTCTATGCTGCTGCCTATGCATGCAGACTAGACGATTTCGAGCGAAGTGTGGATAGCATAAAACGTATCTCACCTGATGCTCACAATTGGGTCATTGAAAGCGAGCCAGCGCACTGGGCTAACGCCTTTTTTGGAGGAGCAAGGTATAATCACATGACATCAAACTTTGGGCAGCAGTTCTACAGTTGGGTATCAGAGGCACATGAGTTGCCAATAACACAGATGATTGATGTATTAAGAGGCAAGATGATGGAATCATTCTATACACATCGAGTTGATTCCAACCAATGGACAACGAAACTAACACCATCTAAGGAAGAACAGCTTCAGAAAGAGACTTTAACTGCTCAATCCCTTCAAGTGTTGGTCTTACATGGTGGCTCATACGAGGTTCGGGGAGAATCTGGAAGTGTGGTTGTTGATATTGACAATTGGGATTGTAGCTGCAAGGGTTGGCAACTTACAGGCTTGCCTTGCTGCCATGCTATTGCTGTAATGGAATGCACTGGTAGGAGCCCTTATGATTATTGCTCTAGATACTTCACCGTGGAGACTTACCGGCTAGCTTACGCTGAGTCAATTATGCCCGTTCCAGACGTGGACAAACCAGTTGTGAGTGATTCAAATCAGGCATTAGTTACTGTGACACCACCTCCGACGAAAAGACCCCCAGGGAGGCCAAAGATGAAGCAGGTTGAATCATTAGACATTATTAAACGCCAGCTACAATGTAGCAAGTGCAAAGGCCTTGGCCATAACAAGAAGACTTGCAAAAGTTCTTAg
- the LOC133816757 gene encoding late embryogenesis abundant protein D-29-like, producing MASKSVPFRLFFCMAVAVVVMVILTGPSSAGNMPSTNEEGRDYDKMKEKTQQTQNKAAETAKEAKETSETWTEWAKEKFTEGLGFKDTANEAKDDAQKASETVSDTAKRSKEKVQEVSSDAGERISDKARKARDAATEKTGETMNVAKDKAYETAKSAKDMAYNTAQAAKEKAYEAAQKAKEKVYDATGAAKEKTYEAAEKAKEEAYEGSGAAKQKAEEVKEKVAQKAEEGKKKEWETEEQLSRDKDAAKKRAEETLESAKGTIKSNYEAAKDKVGRGRDEEL from the exons ATGGCTTCCAAGAGTGTGCCTTTTAGGCTCTTCTTCTGTATGGCGGTGGCGGTGGTGGTTATGGTGATCTTAACCGGGCCTTCCAGTGCGGGCAATATGCCTTCTACCAATGAAGAAGGCCGTGACTACGACAAGATGAAAGAAAAGACACAGCAAACGCAGAACAAGGCGGCGGAGACGGCAAAAGAAGCCAAAGAAACTTCGGAGACTTGGACGGAATGGGCCAAGGAGAAGTTCACTGAAGGGCTTGGGTTTAAGGACACCGCCAATGAAGCCAAGGATGATGCTCAGAAAGCTTCTGAAACAGTTTCTGATACTGCTAAGAGGAGCAAGGAGAAAGTTCAGGAGGTTTCTTCAG ATGCTGGTGAGCGTATTTCTGACAAGGCAAGAAAAGCGAGAGATGCTGCAACAGAGAAAACCGGTGAAACTATGAATGTGGCGAAGGACAAGGCGTACGAGACTGCCAAATCGGCTAAGGATATGGCCTACAACACGGCTCAGGCTGCAAAGGAGAAGGCCTACGAGGCTGCCCAGAAGGCCAAAGAGAAGGTTTACGACGCCACGGGTGCGGCCAAGGAGAAGACCTACGAGGCGGCGGAGAAGGCCAAAGAGGAGGCTTATGAAGGCAGTGGCGCCGCCAAGCAGAAGGCAGAGGAGGTGAAAGAGAAGGTGGCGCAGAAGGCAGAGGAAGGGAAGAAGAAAGAGTGGGAGACGGAGGAGCAGCTGAGTAGGGATAAGGATGCGGCTAAGAAGAGAGCAGAGGAGACTTTGGAGTCTGCCAAGGGCACCATTAAGTCGAACTATGAGGCTGCAAAGGACAAAGTAGGTCGAGGTCGAGATGAGGAGCTTTGA